One Nitrospina watsonii DNA segment encodes these proteins:
- the bfr gene encoding bacterioferritin has translation MKGDKKVIDALNELLTAELTAINIYYLHYKMQENWGYEKLAEHSKAESMSEMKHAAQLIDRILYLEGAPNMARYDEVPVGKNCEEQLQSEYKYEKKHVDNLKKHIRLCLDKNDFGTKEILDGILVESEEGCDWLETQFQRIQDVGIQNYLTEHMKTE, from the coding sequence ATGAAAGGTGATAAAAAAGTCATCGACGCACTCAATGAACTCCTGACTGCGGAACTGACCGCAATCAACATTTACTACCTGCATTACAAGATGCAGGAAAACTGGGGGTACGAAAAACTGGCCGAGCACAGCAAGGCAGAGTCGATGAGCGAAATGAAGCACGCCGCTCAATTGATCGATCGCATTTTGTATCTGGAAGGCGCCCCCAACATGGCCCGCTATGATGAAGTTCCTGTGGGCAAGAACTGCGAGGAGCAACTGCAAAGTGAGTATAAGTATGAGAAGAAACACGTGGACAACCTGAAAAAACACATCCGGCTGTGCCTGGACAAAAACGACTTCGGCACCAAGGAAATCCTGGACGGCATTCTCGTGGAGTCGGAAGAAGGTTGCGACTGGCTGGAAACTCAGTTCCAGCGCATCCAGGATGTGGGCATTCAGAACTACCTGACCGAGCACATGAAAACGGAATAG
- the bioD gene encoding dethiobiotin synthase: MAAKGYFITATDTGIGKTVVTAALLALLRQHGQNAGFIKPVETGVDTHCSSSANSDAKFLLECSGLDEPLEAICPLRLKTPAAPYQSAEIENMEIDPAALVAACRSLAARYHPLLVEGVGGLRVPITPHYHVIDLIEELGFPVILVAGFQLGTLNHTLLSLDALHARGIPVKGVMFSDRKQDGLTDVEALQPALVSHLSKTPVLGRIPFIEDLSTDSFTPHLLAHLEQMINLPALLDG, encoded by the coding sequence ATGGCCGCCAAAGGATACTTCATCACCGCCACCGACACCGGCATCGGCAAAACCGTGGTCACAGCGGCCCTGCTCGCCCTGTTGCGCCAGCACGGGCAAAACGCGGGCTTCATCAAACCGGTCGAGACCGGCGTGGACACTCATTGCAGTTCGTCCGCCAACTCCGACGCCAAATTCCTGCTGGAGTGTTCCGGCCTCGACGAACCGTTGGAGGCCATCTGCCCGCTGCGGCTCAAAACCCCCGCCGCGCCCTACCAGTCCGCCGAGATCGAGAACATGGAAATCGATCCCGCCGCGCTGGTCGCAGCGTGCCGCAGCCTGGCGGCGCGCTACCATCCTTTGCTGGTGGAAGGTGTCGGCGGACTGCGTGTGCCCATCACGCCGCATTATCATGTGATCGACCTGATCGAGGAACTGGGTTTCCCCGTCATCCTCGTCGCCGGATTCCAGTTGGGCACGCTCAACCACACCCTGCTCAGTCTCGACGCGCTCCATGCCCGCGGTATTCCGGTCAAAGGCGTGATGTTCAGCGACCGCAAGCAGGACGGGCTGACGGATGTCGAAGCCCTGCAACCCGCCCTCGTCTCGCATCTGTCGAAAACGCCGGTGCTGGGCAGAATCCCGTTCATCGAGGACCTGTCCACCGACAGCTTCACCCCGCACCTGTTGGCGCATCTGGAACAGATGATCAACCTGCCCGCCCTGCTCGATGGCTGA
- a CDS encoding L-2-amino-thiazoline-4-carboxylic acid hydrolase: MSEKSEQTETQTPKASDRIEPMLAHLKVDGPQVDFDRIRNHFNQLWEFEDGDTLSEEEQYFTTLGLFIYTCHNALDDYNINLIKSRKIITEALTAWKAPETDAQVAEEKATDNPFKAFVDNNAPRMEDYFSWRHFQMETKKASETEWQFKMKACWFHSFFIRFGRSDYIETACNFDRIPAEARTDYATLKLNNTFSKLGTFCQFRYTPGQDD; the protein is encoded by the coding sequence ATGTCAGAAAAATCCGAACAGACCGAAACACAGACCCCGAAAGCTTCCGACCGCATTGAACCGATGCTGGCTCACCTGAAGGTGGACGGCCCGCAGGTTGACTTTGACCGCATTCGTAACCACTTCAATCAATTGTGGGAGTTTGAAGACGGCGACACGCTCTCGGAGGAAGAACAGTACTTCACCACCCTCGGGCTGTTCATCTACACCTGTCACAATGCCCTCGACGATTACAACATCAACCTGATCAAGTCGCGCAAAATCATCACCGAAGCCTTGACGGCCTGGAAAGCGCCGGAAACCGATGCCCAGGTGGCGGAAGAAAAAGCTACGGACAACCCCTTCAAGGCGTTTGTGGACAACAACGCGCCGCGTATGGAGGATTACTTCAGCTGGCGGCATTTCCAGATGGAAACCAAAAAGGCGAGCGAAACGGAATGGCAGTTCAAGATGAAGGCCTGCTGGTTCCACAGCTTCTTCATCCGGTTCGGACGATCGGACTACATTGAAACCGCCTGCAACTTCGACCGCATCCCGGCGGAAGCCCGCACCGACTACGCGACCCTGAAATTGAACAATACCTTCTCGAAGCTGGGCACGTTCTGCCAGTTCCGCTACACCCCGGGCCAGGACGACTAG
- a CDS encoding 6-pyruvoyl trahydropterin synthase family protein gives MYEVYITTRFSAAHQLRGYDGQYENLHGHNWTASVTVEAEELDEIGVGIDFVELKKRVDDYLSKLDYQNINEVPPFDTQNPSAENIARWLFQQLEASIDKQHARVKRVEVYETPESGAAYFE, from the coding sequence ATGTACGAAGTCTATATCACCACCCGGTTCTCTGCCGCGCACCAGCTACGCGGTTACGACGGCCAGTACGAAAACCTGCACGGTCACAACTGGACGGCGAGCGTGACTGTGGAGGCGGAGGAACTGGACGAGATCGGCGTCGGCATCGATTTCGTCGAATTGAAAAAGAGGGTGGACGACTATCTCTCGAAACTCGATTACCAGAACATCAACGAAGTGCCGCCGTTCGACACGCAGAACCCGTCGGCGGAGAACATCGCGCGCTGGCTGTTCCAGCAATTGGAAGCGTCGATCGACAAACAGCACGCCCGCGTCAAGCGCGTGGAAGTGTACGAAACCCCGGAAAGCGGCGCCGCGTATTTTGAGTGA
- a CDS encoding 2-nitropropane dioxygenase, which yields MSNKLEILCPCCEAKLQVDQKTGEVVWKEEKKKTMSSLSDMVKGLDQHRKEAETLFKKQNEIEKDRSRLLDEKFKEAQKHVDKDSPKPLRDFDLD from the coding sequence ATGAGCAACAAACTTGAAATTCTATGTCCGTGCTGCGAAGCCAAGCTGCAGGTGGACCAGAAGACCGGGGAAGTCGTCTGGAAAGAGGAAAAGAAAAAGACGATGTCGTCCCTGTCGGACATGGTCAAGGGCCTCGACCAGCACCGCAAGGAAGCGGAAACGCTTTTCAAAAAACAGAACGAAATCGAGAAAGACCGCTCCCGCCTGCTCGATGAGAAGTTCAAGGAAGCGCAGAAACACGTGGACAAGGACAGTCCCAAACCCCTCCGCGATTTCGACCTGGATTGA
- a CDS encoding formate--tetrahydrofolate ligase, which yields MQSDSQTPPLQPITEIAARLGIGDADLVPYGHTKAKVRLSVLEKHPPKGKLILVSAITPTAAGEGKTTTTIGLGQGLEKLGQRVCLALREPSLGPCLGMKGGATGGGQSQVHPADEINLHFTGDFHAVTAANNLLSAMLDNRIYHEGMSQIDPRRIQWRRVMDMNDRALRHIVLGLGGVLQGVPREGGFDITAASEIMAILCLAENFDDLKKRLARILVAFTHNDEPVTADSLHATGAMTALLKDALMPNLVQSTEGVPAFIHGGPFANIAHGCNSVIATKMAMGLADWAVTEAGFGFDLGAEKFFDIKCVSAGLDTAAVVLVATCRALKMHGGAKKDELTSPDPERLAKGLVNLDRHVENIKRFREPPIVCLNRFDTDTDAEIQIVREHCENKLKVPFAVSDHFANGGDGAVELAKVVMQHAEKTPDPFHPLYDWTEDIPTKIWKVAHGMYGAEKIEYSKKAQRDLKSLEKWGYDKLPVCIAKTQSSLSDDPKLYGRPLGFTVTVREILLSAGAGFVIPVTGEIMRMPGLPRNPQAEHIDVVDGHIEGIK from the coding sequence ATGCAATCCGATTCCCAAACCCCGCCGCTGCAACCCATCACCGAAATCGCCGCCCGCCTGGGCATCGGCGACGCCGACCTCGTGCCTTACGGCCACACCAAGGCCAAGGTGCGCCTGAGCGTGCTGGAGAAACACCCGCCGAAGGGCAAACTGATCCTCGTCTCGGCCATCACCCCCACCGCCGCCGGAGAAGGCAAGACCACGACCACCATCGGCCTGGGCCAGGGGCTGGAAAAACTGGGCCAGCGGGTGTGCCTCGCCCTGCGCGAGCCGTCGCTGGGACCGTGCCTCGGCATGAAAGGCGGCGCCACCGGCGGCGGCCAAAGCCAGGTGCATCCGGCGGACGAGATCAACCTCCACTTCACCGGCGATTTCCACGCCGTCACCGCCGCCAACAACCTGCTTTCGGCCATGCTCGACAACCGCATCTACCACGAAGGCATGAGCCAGATCGATCCGCGCCGCATCCAGTGGCGGCGCGTCATGGACATGAACGACCGCGCCCTGCGCCACATTGTGCTCGGTCTGGGCGGCGTGTTGCAGGGTGTGCCGCGCGAAGGGGGATTCGACATCACCGCCGCCTCAGAGATCATGGCCATCCTGTGCCTGGCTGAAAACTTTGACGACCTTAAAAAACGGCTGGCGCGCATTCTCGTCGCCTTCACCCACAACGACGAACCGGTGACCGCCGACTCGCTCCACGCCACCGGCGCCATGACGGCGCTTCTTAAAGACGCACTCATGCCGAACCTCGTGCAATCGACCGAAGGCGTGCCCGCGTTCATCCACGGTGGACCGTTCGCCAACATCGCCCACGGCTGCAACTCGGTGATCGCCACCAAGATGGCCATGGGGCTGGCCGACTGGGCGGTGACGGAGGCGGGATTCGGCTTCGATCTCGGCGCGGAAAAGTTTTTCGACATCAAGTGCGTGAGCGCGGGACTCGACACCGCCGCCGTGGTGCTGGTCGCCACCTGCCGCGCCCTCAAGATGCACGGCGGCGCAAAGAAGGACGAGTTGACGTCCCCCGACCCGGAACGGTTGGCGAAAGGGCTGGTCAACCTCGACCGCCACGTGGAGAACATCAAACGCTTCCGCGAGCCGCCGATCGTCTGCCTCAACCGCTTCGACACCGACACCGACGCCGAGATTCAGATCGTGCGCGAACACTGCGAAAACAAACTGAAGGTGCCATTTGCGGTGAGCGATCATTTCGCGAACGGTGGCGACGGGGCGGTGGAATTGGCCAAGGTGGTGATGCAACACGCGGAGAAAACTCCCGATCCGTTTCACCCGCTCTATGACTGGACGGAAGACATCCCAACCAAAATCTGGAAGGTGGCGCATGGCATGTACGGCGCGGAGAAGATCGAGTACAGCAAAAAAGCCCAGCGCGATCTGAAAAGCCTGGAGAAATGGGGTTACGACAAACTACCGGTGTGCATCGCCAAAACGCAGTCGTCCTTGTCCGACGATCCCAAGCTGTACGGCCGGCCTCTGGGATTCACCGTGACGGTGCGGGAGATTTTACTGTCGGCGGGCGCGGGATTCGTCATCCCGGTGACGGGCGAGATCATGCGCATGCCCGGCCTGCCAAGGAATCCGCAGGCGGAGCACATCGACGTCGTCGATGGACATATTGAGGGGATTAAATAA
- the map gene encoding type I methionyl aminopeptidase: MVSIKTDEEIEKMRVTGQLAAEVLVMIEPYIKPGVTTDELNRICHDYIIKKGAIPAPLNYRGFPKSICTSVNDEVCHGIPSDRKLRNGDLVNLDITTIVDKYHGDTNKTFFVGSPRKNAAKLTEATKIALHKAIDVVKPGARLGDIGATIQQYVEKQGYSVVREFCGHGIGIKFHDEPQVLHFGQFGQGMELKQGMTFTIEPMVNMGGRQLRILDDNWTAVTLDGSLSAQFEHTILVTEDGAEVLTRTEGTTF; encoded by the coding sequence ATGGTCTCCATTAAAACGGATGAAGAAATCGAAAAGATGCGGGTGACCGGGCAACTCGCCGCCGAAGTGTTGGTGATGATCGAACCGTACATCAAGCCCGGCGTGACGACGGACGAGCTCAATCGGATCTGTCACGACTACATCATCAAGAAGGGAGCGATCCCGGCACCTCTGAACTACCGGGGATTCCCGAAGAGCATCTGCACATCGGTCAACGATGAGGTGTGTCACGGCATCCCCTCCGACCGCAAGCTGCGCAATGGGGACCTGGTCAATCTCGACATCACCACCATTGTGGACAAGTATCATGGCGACACCAACAAGACGTTTTTTGTCGGATCGCCCCGGAAAAACGCGGCCAAGCTGACCGAGGCCACCAAGATCGCCCTGCACAAGGCCATCGACGTGGTGAAGCCAGGTGCGCGGCTGGGTGATATCGGCGCCACCATTCAACAGTATGTTGAGAAGCAGGGCTATTCCGTGGTGCGCGAGTTTTGCGGACACGGAATCGGCATCAAATTTCACGATGAACCCCAGGTGCTTCACTTCGGCCAGTTTGGACAGGGCATGGAGTTGAAGCAGGGAATGACGTTCACCATCGAGCCCATGGTCAACATGGGCGGCCGCCAACTGCGGATCCTGGATGACAACTGGACCGCGGTCACGTTGGACGGCTCGCTGTCTGCACAATTCGAACACACCATTCTGGTCACCGAGGATGGAGCGGAAGTTCTGACCCGAACCGAAGGAACCACATTTTAA
- the thiO gene encoding glycine oxidase ThiO, whose translation MSHNDVVIVGAGVIGHSIAFKIKQARPGWSVVVLGDPMHSLAASRAAAGMLAPFCECREANRFFHFCRESLDKYPDFIRDVSAVSGIGVYLSTDGSIMPENSIGEQWDERLQFFKEENVPHAVWSPATVREKLPHLSPHVGACIWVGEAQVNNRQLHDALAAASAKLGVTVETANVTGFRRDDSELFAAVTDTGEVTGKRFVLAAGSWSQQLGSVLGVSLPVRPIKGQMCRVDVDDLTLAYTIHGLCTYIAPWRQGNGMVLGSTMEDRGFDGLIQDDVIQAIIDRAAVILPALKDAPLIETWAGLRPAAEDRMPVMGASSRFHNLFYSTGHFRNGILLTPNQADYMAGMVTGEMPDRIAEFDPARYGL comes from the coding sequence ATGTCGCACAACGACGTGGTGATCGTCGGCGCCGGGGTCATCGGCCACAGCATCGCCTTCAAAATAAAGCAGGCCCGCCCCGGCTGGAGCGTCGTGGTGCTGGGCGATCCCATGCACTCTCTGGCCGCCTCGCGCGCCGCTGCGGGCATGCTGGCCCCATTCTGCGAGTGCCGGGAGGCCAACCGTTTTTTCCATTTTTGCCGCGAGTCGCTGGACAAGTATCCCGATTTCATCCGGGACGTTTCCGCCGTGAGCGGTATCGGGGTGTACCTGTCCACGGACGGCTCCATCATGCCGGAAAACTCCATCGGCGAGCAGTGGGACGAACGCCTGCAATTTTTTAAAGAGGAAAACGTTCCGCACGCCGTCTGGTCCCCCGCCACCGTCCGTGAAAAACTGCCGCACCTGTCGCCGCATGTCGGCGCCTGCATCTGGGTCGGCGAAGCGCAGGTCAACAACCGGCAACTGCACGATGCGCTGGCGGCGGCTTCGGCGAAACTCGGCGTGACGGTGGAGACGGCGAATGTCACCGGCTTCCGCCGCGACGACTCAGAGCTGTTCGCCGCCGTCACCGACACAGGCGAGGTGACAGGCAAACGGTTTGTGCTGGCCGCCGGAAGCTGGTCGCAGCAACTGGGCAGCGTGCTCGGCGTTTCCCTGCCCGTGCGCCCGATCAAGGGCCAGATGTGCCGCGTCGATGTCGATGACCTGACACTGGCGTACACCATCCACGGTCTGTGCACCTACATCGCGCCGTGGCGGCAGGGCAATGGCATGGTGCTGGGTTCGACCATGGAAGACCGGGGCTTCGACGGGTTGATTCAGGACGACGTCATTCAAGCCATCATCGACCGCGCAGCGGTGATCCTGCCCGCCCTGAAAGACGCGCCGCTCATCGAAACCTGGGCGGGGCTGCGTCCCGCCGCCGAGGACCGCATGCCGGTCATGGGAGCCAGCAGCCGATTCCACAACCTGTTTTATTCCACCGGACACTTCCGCAACGGCATCCTGTTGACGCCCAATCAGGCCGACTACATGGCCGGGATGGTGACCGGAGAGATGCCGGACCGGATCGCCGAGTTCGATCCGGCGCGTTACGGTTTGTGA
- the bioA gene encoding adenosylmethionine--8-amino-7-oxononanoate transaminase: MTLPRSTTQRDEDLIRDFHYIWHPCTQMKDHEAEPPLLIDRAEGLHLYDREGNRYLDCIASWWVNLFGHNHSHINQAITDQLQKMAHVMFAGITHQPAVDLAHKLIEWSSPNLSKVFFSDNGSTSVEVALKMSLQFWAQTGKPEKKRFVYLKGAYHGETLGALSVSGIDLFRNRFEPVLMDNLEVEGPDCLRCPYGLTRDTCKAECFEPMEKALVEEHQNIAAVIVEPLVQGAAGMKMYPPVYLEKLQATCETLRVHTIYDEVAVGFGRTGGLFVSEQLRHKPTFLCLSKGITSGYLPLAATLTEDRIYQAFYGDHDTFKLFIHSHSYSANPLACAAANATFELFAADGFWDALKERIATLKECGEMLKELPWCGEFRQTGLIGACELVRDRDTLAKFPMTQRVGYQIYKKALQRGLFLRPLGDVVYFIPPLVIDPETIRSMVTTARDCIHDVLSEV; the protein is encoded by the coding sequence ATGACACTGCCGCGCTCCACAACCCAACGCGACGAAGACCTGATCCGCGATTTCCATTATATCTGGCATCCGTGCACGCAGATGAAGGATCACGAAGCGGAGCCGCCGTTGTTGATCGACCGTGCGGAAGGCTTGCACCTGTACGACCGCGAAGGCAACCGCTACCTGGATTGCATCGCGTCGTGGTGGGTCAACCTGTTCGGCCACAACCATTCCCATATCAATCAGGCCATCACCGATCAGTTGCAGAAGATGGCGCACGTCATGTTCGCCGGCATCACGCACCAGCCCGCCGTCGATCTGGCGCACAAATTGATCGAATGGTCGTCGCCGAATCTCAGCAAAGTTTTTTTCTCCGACAACGGTTCCACTTCGGTGGAGGTGGCGCTCAAGATGAGCCTGCAATTCTGGGCGCAGACGGGCAAGCCGGAGAAAAAGCGCTTCGTCTATTTGAAAGGCGCGTACCACGGCGAAACGCTGGGCGCGCTCTCCGTGTCCGGCATCGACCTGTTCCGCAACCGCTTCGAGCCGGTGCTGATGGACAACCTTGAGGTGGAAGGACCCGACTGCCTGCGCTGTCCCTACGGCCTCACGCGGGACACCTGCAAGGCCGAGTGTTTCGAGCCCATGGAGAAGGCGCTGGTGGAAGAACACCAGAACATCGCCGCCGTCATCGTCGAGCCCTTAGTGCAGGGCGCGGCGGGGATGAAGATGTACCCGCCGGTGTATCTGGAAAAACTGCAAGCCACCTGCGAGACCCTGCGCGTGCACACGATTTACGATGAGGTCGCGGTCGGCTTCGGCCGTACCGGAGGGCTGTTCGTCTCCGAACAACTGCGCCACAAACCGACGTTCCTGTGCCTGTCGAAGGGCATCACTTCCGGTTACCTGCCGCTGGCGGCGACGCTCACCGAAGACCGCATCTACCAGGCGTTCTACGGCGATCACGACACGTTCAAGTTGTTCATCCACAGCCACAGTTACAGCGCCAACCCGCTGGCCTGCGCCGCCGCCAACGCCACCTTTGAGCTGTTCGCCGCAGACGGATTCTGGGACGCGCTCAAGGAGCGTATCGCCACCCTGAAAGAATGCGGAGAAATGTTAAAGGAGTTGCCGTGGTGCGGCGAGTTCCGGCAGACGGGACTCATCGGCGCGTGCGAATTGGTGCGCGATCGCGACACGCTGGCGAAGTTCCCCATGACGCAGAGGGTGGGGTATCAAATCTATAAAAAGGCGTTGCAGCGCGGGCTGTTCCTGCGTCCCCTGGGTGACGTCGTTTATTTCATCCCGCCGCTGGTCATCGATCCCGAAACCATCCGGTCGATGGTGACCACGGCGCGCGACTGCATCCACGACGTGTTGAGCGAGGTCTGA
- a CDS encoding NAD-dependent epimerase/dehydratase family protein yields MADTPKTGAPDLNGARVLVTGAGGFIGSHLIEALLAQNCTVHALVRSLHRAHELDADGVHVHTGDLLEPASYRELLGQVDVVLHAAGTVRARSLSDFNRNNVSACTHLYEACLAHGRQIRSIVHLSSIAASGPSPIDAPIDEAAPCNPASGYGHSKLAGEVIALTFSRFLPIVVLRPPVVYGERDKNLLDYIKLIHKGWNVHIGRKEKILSLIYIDDLVRAILLTAAQPPSTHRVLFVTDGECYSWDRVAEAVMEILNVRARRVVISQTALTALAFLSETVSKFSKEPPLLDRQRVRDIDQGAWTASPQRFFDTYGFRPQYDLQEGLTRTLDWYRKNRWL; encoded by the coding sequence ATGGCTGACACGCCTAAAACCGGCGCACCCGACCTGAACGGCGCGCGCGTGCTGGTGACGGGTGCCGGGGGATTCATCGGTTCGCACCTGATCGAAGCTCTGCTCGCCCAAAACTGCACGGTGCACGCACTGGTGCGCAGCCTTCACCGCGCACACGAACTCGACGCCGACGGCGTCCACGTCCACACGGGCGACCTGCTGGAGCCTGCCAGCTACCGCGAGTTGTTGGGCCAGGTGGACGTGGTGCTCCACGCGGCAGGCACGGTGCGGGCACGTTCTCTTTCCGATTTCAACCGCAACAACGTCAGCGCCTGCACGCATCTGTACGAAGCCTGCCTCGCACACGGCAGGCAGATCCGGTCCATCGTGCACCTCAGCAGCATCGCCGCCTCCGGTCCGTCCCCCATCGATGCGCCGATCGACGAAGCCGCTCCCTGCAATCCGGCTTCCGGCTACGGTCATTCCAAGCTGGCGGGAGAGGTGATCGCCCTCACCTTTTCGCGATTCCTGCCCATCGTCGTGCTGCGTCCACCTGTCGTGTACGGCGAACGCGATAAAAATCTGCTCGATTACATCAAGCTGATCCATAAAGGCTGGAATGTGCACATCGGTCGCAAGGAAAAAATTCTGTCGTTGATTTATATCGACGACCTGGTGCGCGCCATCCTGCTTACAGCCGCGCAACCGCCCTCCACGCACCGGGTGCTGTTCGTCACCGACGGCGAATGTTACTCGTGGGACCGGGTGGCCGAGGCGGTGATGGAGATCTTGAACGTGCGCGCGCGGCGCGTCGTCATTTCCCAAACCGCGCTCACGGCGCTGGCGTTTCTGTCGGAAACCGTTTCGAAATTCAGCAAAGAACCGCCGCTGCTCGACCGGCAGCGCGTGCGCGACATCGACCAGGGCGCGTGGACCGCATCGCCGCAACGTTTTTTTGACACGTACGGATTTCGCCCGCAGTATGATTTGCAGGAAGGGCTGACCCGCACCCTCGACTGGTACCGCAAAAATCGCTGGTTGTAA
- a CDS encoding MBL fold metallo-hydrolase, translating to MKLVFLGTGTSTGVPTVCCRCEVCLSTDPHNKRLRASVMVQNDGFNLLIDTSTDLRQQCLNNDIDRIHAVLYTHHHADHVHGIDELRVFNFFHKTVIPCYGNAMTLEAIRRNFNYIFNGHKPMGGGIPQLDPIVIEPEPFELGGLTIQPVDITHGNMTILGYRINDVAYVTDCSGIPDASREKLEGLEVLVLNALGFDPHPTHFCLDDALKAIDMLKPKRAILTHINHKFDHATVNRALPENVELAYDRMEIEA from the coding sequence ATGAAACTCGTCTTTTTGGGAACGGGCACCTCCACCGGCGTGCCCACCGTCTGCTGCCGCTGCGAGGTCTGCCTCTCCACCGACCCGCACAACAAACGCCTGCGCGCCTCGGTGATGGTGCAGAACGACGGCTTCAACCTGTTGATCGACACCTCCACCGACCTGCGCCAGCAGTGCCTCAATAACGATATCGACCGCATCCACGCCGTGCTCTACACGCACCACCATGCCGACCATGTGCACGGCATCGACGAGCTGCGCGTCTTCAACTTTTTCCACAAAACCGTCATCCCCTGTTACGGCAACGCCATGACGCTGGAAGCCATCCGGCGCAACTTCAATTATATCTTCAACGGCCACAAGCCGATGGGCGGCGGCATCCCGCAACTCGACCCCATCGTCATCGAACCGGAACCGTTCGAACTGGGCGGCCTCACCATTCAGCCGGTGGACATCACCCACGGCAACATGACCATCCTCGGTTACCGCATCAACGACGTCGCGTATGTGACCGACTGCTCCGGCATTCCGGATGCCAGCCGCGAAAAACTGGAAGGACTGGAGGTCTTGGTGCTGAACGCACTGGGGTTCGATCCGCACCCGACGCATTTCTGCCTGGACGACGCGTTGAAGGCGATCGACATGCTGAAGCCCAAACGGGCGATCCTGACACACATCAACCACAAGTTCGACCACGCGACGGTGAACCGGGCCCTGCCGGAAAATGTGGAGTTGGCTTACGACCGGATGGAGATTGAGGCCTGA
- a CDS encoding cation diffusion facilitator family transporter yields MKSNLVQNKLKLAILLTSLVLVAEVVGGILANSLALLGDAAHMLTDVFSLSLSWLALKIADRPVTDTKTYGYHRMEIFAALLNGILLFTMALWILWEAFERFQSPQPVHTPTVMAVALLGLATNLCVVYFLKDSVGHGHHHDLNLKGAFYHVLGDTLASVAVLLGGVVMWYTQWYVLDVAIAALISLILMWGARSIIADSVHILLEGVPRGISLKDVERELTSIPAVEDIHELHVWCICSNIYALSTHALVNNSKVTQVEDTLKEIKVLLKDRFNITHSTIQFEFSPCSASEALCDMKH; encoded by the coding sequence ATGAAATCGAACCTCGTTCAAAATAAATTGAAACTGGCCATTCTACTGACCTCCCTCGTGCTGGTCGCAGAGGTCGTTGGCGGCATCCTGGCCAACAGCCTGGCCCTGCTCGGTGACGCCGCCCACATGCTCACTGACGTCTTCTCGCTCAGCCTCAGCTGGCTGGCGCTCAAAATTGCCGATCGACCGGTCACCGATACCAAAACCTACGGCTACCACCGGATGGAGATCTTCGCCGCCCTCTTGAACGGTATCTTATTGTTTACAATGGCTTTATGGATTCTCTGGGAGGCCTTCGAGCGGTTCCAGTCGCCGCAGCCGGTGCACACGCCGACGGTCATGGCCGTGGCGCTGTTGGGGCTGGCCACCAATCTCTGCGTGGTGTATTTCCTGAAAGACTCCGTCGGCCACGGCCACCATCACGACCTCAACCTGAAAGGCGCGTTCTATCACGTGCTGGGCGACACCCTGGCCTCGGTGGCGGTGCTGCTGGGCGGCGTGGTCATGTGGTACACTCAATGGTACGTTCTGGATGTCGCCATCGCCGCGCTGATCTCCCTGATTCTCATGTGGGGCGCGCGGTCCATCATCGCCGATTCGGTCCACATCCTGCTCGAAGGGGTGCCGCGCGGCATCTCGCTGAAAGACGTGGAGCGGGAATTGACGTCGATCCCGGCGGTGGAAGACATTCACGAACTGCACGTGTGGTGCATCTGCTCGAACATCTACGCACTCAGCACGCACGCATTGGTGAACAACAGCAAAGTCACTCAGGTGGAAGATACCTTGAAGGAAATAAAAGTCTTGCTGAAAGACCGGTTCAACATCACCCACTCGACCATCCAGTTTGAGTTCAGCCCGTGCAGTGCGTCCGAAGCTTTGTGTGATATGAAACACTGA